The Cryptococcus gattii WM276 chromosome K, complete sequence genome contains the following window.
CTCGCCAATGTAGCCTACATACAATGTCAGCGTCGAATGCTACAGATGTAGTAAAGAGTACGCGTGGCAAGAAAATTAAGTATCCTCCTCTGAtcagccagctctgctTGGCACTCCGGCCATGCGGCCTTGAGCCGCAGGTCTGAATTGATCGTGAAGAGGCCACACAAAAGTGTTGCTCTTCCGAAGACTTAAAGCCTCGCCTCGGTGAGAAGAACGTGTGGAGGCAGTTATACTTCGGTGAAAGGATTTCGGATTCATGGTAGAAAACCAACTGACCGTGCTTCTGCATAACGGAGAGGACCTTGATAACGACCTTGGAGGAAGGTCGGATGAGGACCTGTCGCTTTCCTCGTCGCTCGGCGTTGACGATGTTGTTCTACAGGATCCTGTCAGCAATTTGATCCTTTTAactcttccctctcctgATATCGTTCCCGCCTCGGACCATTTCTCTTATCGGTGATATCGCGCCCAACTCCAAATTTCATCTATATCCCGTCCCTCTCCCTGTTACATCCCGTGTTTATGATCGTAATACTCACAAGGGCGTCGTTAAGAACGGAGACTCGGACCATCTTGACTCGTTTTTTGAGGTTTTCTATGCGGAAAAAAGAGGATTGTCAGGAAATTGATTTTGCTAACTCGATGCGGGTGTGCTCACTAAAGCAGCCGTAAAGAGTATCAGGCGAGTGAAGTGCAAAAGTGGTCAAAAATCGAACTCTGGAAAGTCGCGAAAATAGGTAAGAAGTTTCGTTTGGCATTTTTCGGAGTTAACGTTATGTGGCACCATTTTGAATTACTCTTGCCATGCGGAGGTCGCGTGTCTTTGCGATGACGGACGCTTGTCATTATTATTTAATTACTTATTATTACTTAACCTGATTCCCTTTCGGCGAGATTTCGTTATGCACACCGACAGGTCTTGTTTTGTTTACACTACTGCACTCGATCAAGATGGCGCCTCCTACTTCTCAAATTCCCAATAAAGGCAAGGGAAAAGCTCTAGACACCATTCATGGCGAAAACAACACCATCAGGGCTCAATCAAGGATGGAAAAAACTGCGCCAAAACAGGCCTCCAGCGATAAGTCTGGCCTGAGCAAGGACGTTCAGAAAGCTGTATTGGCGAGCCCACTGACTATTCCTTGGCAAGTATCGTTCATTCATCCTATCAAATATACACACCTCTCTAACGCTTACTTATGTAGGCCCGACGTACCACGACATCTTCAAACGACTGTTGTACATCTCCTGAGAGAGCTAATTCCTTCAGATGTCGCAGGCTATCATGTCTCAAGGGCAAGATGTCATAACAAGGCAAAAAGAGCTAAAAGGGTGCAGAAGGCTAAAGAGGTGAAAGCCAGCAGTGAGCAATCGGACAGCTCTGAAAGAGCGGACCAAGAGCAAGCGGAAAAAGCCGCTGATGAGGACGCCGCGATGGAAGATTTGGAAAGTTCAGAAGGCCAAAAGCAAAAACAGTCATCAGATAATTTGGAGACTGAATTAAAACGCCCAGAACGACCTGAGATATTATCACACCTTGTGCTGGGGATCAATGAGGTCATTAAAAGTATCGAACATCAAATTGGCTCTTTGAAGACTCAAATAATGATCATGGGTGACGCTTTGAACGGCGATCAACCTGGAAAACCCAACGCGAGTAACTTCCTCCCCACCGCTCCACGGTCCCCATCTCCTTCTAATTCCGATGATGAAGCTACTGAAGGCCAATCACAATCCGTGCTCTCTCCCTCAGCACCAGTCAatttcatcatcatccctcttctctcGATCAATCCTCAAAGTCTTGTCTCTCCCATTCTTCAATATTGTGCCACATATAACGCTTATGTATACCAACACACTCAACTAGCAAAGATTCTGAGAACGAGGTTAAAAAAAAGTCAATGGACCGATGTGATTGGTGACGAGAGGGAGGAGATTGCCGTAGTGCCTCTAGGGGCAGTTGAGAAGGATCTAGCAGACATGGTTGGACTTCGGCGACTGGCATGTCTTGCTTTGAGAGTAAGTCGGAAAAATTGCTTCCGTGGCCAGTCAATGCTAACGTAAATGCGTAAACAGAAATCACACCCGAACATCGAACGAGCCCGTACTCTTCTACCTAAGAGCATTCTCCGTCCCCCCCGCTTTTCTGTCACACTGCCCATCCCCACATCCACACTCAAAATCCATACCTGCGCTACCCCGTCGGTATCCAAATCTGAAACGTCAAAAGGGAACCAAGCCCCCATCCCCCATGTCCATTACGTCCCTCTGCACGTCAAGGGTATTCAAACAAAGATGCCTGTCGACAACGCTTCAAAGAAGGCGAAGAGGCTGCAAGAAGTCCGATTGAAGAGAGCAGAAGCgaagatcaagaagaaggcgagTAAGGAGAGGGCGAAGAAGGcagcaaagaagaagtaaTGAGAAAACTGGTGAAATTTCATTACCATAATAATCATGATCATCATTGCATGCGTCTTCTTGTATGTACCCCTGCATGTTTAACATCTAACAACTAGCCTGTATTCGAGCCCTCAGTTGTTCCAGCATCATCATCGGTGGCCTTACTTTTCTCGGCCTTAATCTTTTGCCTCTGTCGTCGCGCCTTCTCTCGCTTATTCTTACTACTCTGTCGGGTACGAGAGCCCTGACTATTTTCCAAGcttccaactcttccaTAGCTATTTGGTGATCCAGTCAACCGAGCTTCATGAAGCACCCTTTATCCTATTACTCACTTGGAGTCATTTTGATCACATGCTCGGCAGCAGCGATATTTTTCTCTTCCGCGCCACTAAAAGTATTTTCGCCATCACCTATCATCCGAATTGAACGGTGGTCGATTACAAGCTCTGATGGAATCCTGACCTTACCGCTGTCAATGAAAGAAAGGGCATCGGTACTGAGACTGAGAGCGCTAAAGAAAGATATCAGTGGTTAGAAGGCAATTGAATCTTACGTTCGGGAATATAAGCGCACGCGAGACGTGATTCTATGGGGAGATCGCTCATGATGGACGTTTGCCGTGCCCCTTCAGCCCTTGATTACTTGTTAGCTCTCAACAGTCGAAACGTCCACTTGATAGCCTACGCTTCTCGTAAGTCATTAACACCCTTCCCGTGGATGATAATGACTCATTCTGCATTTGCCTTCGATATATCTTCCTTGGCTTCTTTGGTGAACCTTATCATGGCTTCAGCTTATTAATCAAGCTCTTAGAAAACAACTTACAATGCGCGGTCTTCTTCATACCCTGACTTCTTCAAAATGCTCAAAAAAGTTCTCCTGAACCTGGAATCGAGTTCCTTGAATGTTTGagcctcttcatcattctGCCAATAATGGCGTATCATAGCGTGAGCAATATTAGGGATCGTACCGGTGGGAACTGTAAATCCCATGGAGCGATATTGCTCGGTCTGCGATGCGGTTTGCCAAGATAGAGAAGCGATTAGAGGTCCGATAAGAGACTTCAGGGAGGCGCTTGTACTGCTGTCAACATCTTTATTGTGCGacatgatgatgaagatggatTAGAGAGGAAATTATCTAAATGGATGTAGGAAAGCACAAAATACGGCAACGGTTATATGATCAGCCCTACAAAGGGAATATGCATCCAGTCATGGTATGAGAAGATATTGGGCTTCAGTTGAGACTCAGACGTCCTTTCTTTATCAACGAACGCGTAAATAATACGTCCCTCTATCGCTTGATTGATATGATGAAATTTTGATGGTGCTTAAATATTAGATGATAAATCATTAATCGATAATCTGGACCTTGATAGCCCCCTTAGTGGGGTCAGCGGCGACATGGAAAGCGTCAACTGCTTTGTTAAGG
Protein-coding sequences here:
- a CDS encoding Hypothetical Protein (Similar to TIGR gene model, INSD accession AAW46367.1) codes for the protein MAPPTSQIPNKGKGKALDTIHGENNTIRAQSRMEKTAPKQASSDKSGLSKDVQKAVLASPLTIPWQVSFIHPIKYTHLSNAYLCRPDVPRHLQTTVVHLLRELIPSDVAGYHVSRARCHNKAKRAKRVQKAKEVKASSEQSDSSERADQEQAEKAADEDAAMEDLESSEGQKQKQSSDNLETELKRPERPEILSHLVLGINEVIKSIEHQIGSLKTQIMIMGDALNGDQPGKPNASNFLPTAPRSPSPSNSDDEATEGQSQSVLSPSAPVNFIIIPLLSINPQSLVSPILQYCATYNAYVYQHTQLAKILRTRLKKSQWTDVIGDEREEIAVVPLGAVEKDLADMVGLRRLACLALRVSRKNCFRGQSMLT